A genomic window from Pyramidobacter piscolens W5455 includes:
- the argF gene encoding ornithine carbamoyltransferase, with amino-acid sequence MAKNFRGKNFLKLIDFSSQDIRYLLEMAKNFKSMKRAGVPHRYLEGKNIVLLFEKTSTRTRCSFEVAGADLGMGVTYLDPAGSQMGHKESIKDTARVLGRMFDGIEYRGFSQKTVEELGAYAGVPVWNGLTDEWHPTQMLADLLTIEEHFGHLKGLKFVYMGDARNNVANSLMIACAKMGVNYVACAPKELFPDPKLVETAKEIAKENFCTVTLTSDVDEGTKNADVLYTDIWVSMGEPAEIWEQRIKLLKPYQINAKAMKNANEQAIFLHCLPSFHDTETKVGKEIAEKFGITEMEVTNEVFESKQSYVFDQAENRMHTIKAVMYATLC; translated from the coding sequence ATGGCTAAGAATTTCCGCGGCAAGAATTTTTTGAAACTGATCGATTTTTCGTCTCAGGACATTCGTTATCTGCTCGAGATGGCGAAGAACTTCAAGTCGATGAAGCGCGCCGGCGTTCCGCATCGCTATCTCGAGGGCAAGAACATCGTTCTGCTCTTCGAAAAGACCTCGACGAGGACTCGCTGCTCGTTCGAAGTGGCCGGCGCCGATTTGGGTATGGGTGTGACCTATCTCGATCCCGCCGGTTCGCAGATGGGGCACAAGGAAAGCATCAAGGACACGGCCCGCGTGCTGGGACGCATGTTCGACGGCATCGAGTACCGCGGTTTCTCGCAGAAGACCGTTGAAGAACTGGGGGCCTACGCCGGCGTGCCGGTGTGGAACGGCCTGACCGACGAATGGCATCCCACGCAGATGCTGGCCGACCTTTTGACGATCGAAGAACACTTCGGCCACCTCAAGGGGTTGAAATTCGTCTACATGGGCGACGCCCGCAACAACGTGGCTAATTCTCTGATGATCGCCTGCGCCAAAATGGGCGTCAACTACGTCGCCTGCGCTCCCAAGGAGCTTTTCCCCGATCCCAAGCTGGTCGAGACGGCCAAGGAAATCGCCAAGGAAAACTTCTGCACCGTCACGCTGACGAGCGACGTCGATGAAGGCACGAAGAACGCCGACGTCCTCTACACGGACATCTGGGTCTCCATGGGCGAGCCCGCGGAGATCTGGGAACAGCGCATCAAGCTGCTGAAGCCCTATCAGATCAACGCCAAAGCCATGAAGAACGCCAACGAGCAGGCCATTTTCCTGCACTGCCTGCCCTCCTTCCACGACACCGAGACCAAGGTCGGCAAGGAGATCGCCGAGAAATTCGGCATCACCGAAATGGAAGTCACCAACGAGGTCTTCGAGTCGAAGCAGTCGTACGTTTTCGATCAGGCCGAAAATCGTATGCACACCATCAAGGCGGTCATGTACGCCACGCTCTGCTAA
- a CDS encoding alanine/glycine:cation symporter family protein has product MDSAFMQSVIKNVVALTDFFWGWPILLLLMGGGVWIMFQLRFVQFRYFPTIMKETFGKMFSSSVGGEGTVSPFQAASTALASSIGAANIVVAPAIIFMAGPGAVFWMWVAGVIGCSTKFAEVALSIKYRETNTDGDYVGGASYTFKNGIGGVLGKIMGWTVAFFFMLEILPSITLQTLSAAGPIEQLGLSSKVSVVVIFILVSLVVFGGVKRIGQVTEKMVPFMAGLYVIFGLVIIFTHASKVPGALLSIFQGAFNPQSVAGGIVGATLAKAMQKGIARGCYSNEAGMGSAGYGHAAAITDHPARQGMWGIFEVVADTLIVCSISALVVLVTDVWKNPANQNIAIHQAFTAQFGAFGSVLISICLFLFVLSTIIVIVFYAEKQAEFCFGTAVGKIVRVVASLMILLGAFISFEHAGVFLDFTLGLVVFVNMLGMVMMSGKVRAIVDDFFGNPKYFPGKK; this is encoded by the coding sequence ATGGATTCAGCGTTCATGCAATCTGTTATCAAAAATGTGGTTGCGCTCACCGACTTTTTCTGGGGATGGCCGATCCTGCTCCTGCTCATGGGCGGCGGCGTCTGGATCATGTTCCAGCTGCGTTTTGTGCAGTTCAGGTATTTCCCTACGATTATGAAGGAAACGTTCGGCAAGATGTTCAGTTCGAGCGTCGGCGGCGAAGGGACGGTCTCGCCGTTCCAGGCGGCTTCGACGGCTCTTGCTTCGTCGATCGGCGCGGCGAATATCGTCGTCGCCCCGGCGATCATCTTCATGGCGGGCCCCGGCGCCGTGTTCTGGATGTGGGTGGCCGGCGTCATCGGCTGCAGCACGAAATTCGCCGAGGTGGCGCTGAGCATCAAGTATCGTGAGACCAATACCGACGGCGATTATGTCGGCGGCGCTTCCTACACGTTCAAGAACGGCATCGGCGGCGTCCTTGGCAAGATCATGGGCTGGACGGTCGCGTTTTTCTTCATGCTCGAGATCCTGCCTTCGATCACGCTGCAGACCCTTTCCGCGGCCGGCCCGATCGAACAGCTCGGCCTCAGTTCGAAAGTCTCCGTCGTCGTCATTTTTATTCTCGTCTCTCTCGTCGTCTTCGGTGGCGTCAAGAGGATCGGCCAGGTCACCGAGAAAATGGTTCCCTTCATGGCCGGCCTCTACGTCATTTTCGGCCTTGTCATCATTTTCACGCACGCTTCCAAGGTCCCCGGCGCGCTGCTTTCCATCTTCCAGGGCGCGTTCAATCCTCAGTCCGTCGCCGGCGGCATCGTCGGCGCCACGCTGGCCAAAGCCATGCAGAAGGGCATCGCCCGCGGCTGCTACTCGAACGAAGCCGGTATGGGTTCCGCTGGATACGGTCATGCCGCCGCGATCACGGACCATCCCGCGCGTCAAGGTATGTGGGGCATTTTCGAGGTCGTTGCCGATACGCTGATCGTCTGCTCCATTTCCGCGCTGGTCGTCCTCGTCACCGACGTCTGGAAGAATCCCGCCAATCAGAACATCGCCATCCATCAGGCCTTTACCGCCCAGTTCGGCGCCTTCGGCAGCGTGCTGATCTCCATCTGCCTCTTCCTGTTCGTGCTTTCGACGATCATCGTCATCGTCTTCTACGCCGAAAAGCAGGCCGAATTCTGCTTTGGCACGGCCGTCGGCAAGATCGTCCGCGTCGTCGCCAGCCTGATGATCCTGCTCGGCGCTTTCATCTCCTTCGAGCACGCCGGCGTGTTCCTCGACTTCACGCTCGGGCTGGTGGTCTTTGTCAACATGCTGGGCATGGTGATGATGAGCGGCAAGGTCAGGGCGATCGTCGACGATTTCTTCGGCAATCCCAAGTATTTTCCCGGCAAAAAGTAA
- a CDS encoding AAA family ATPase, whose translation MDSSKFSQEALRVFAEAKNIAIRCDHAEITDLHLSLAILRQKESEIKYRLLEAGVDLLSYERKLTEALQDRRATPGVSKLYYSRQYHRIVLVSGEISRASFDAYVRTPHLYLAILRDRESPSAAIAAEFGVTVESVQSMLAARLTASDELGISPEQMEQLNRFGRNFLKEAREGLMDPVLGRDEEINECFRVLSRRLKNNPVLIGEAGVGKTAVAEGIAQRIAKQDAPALLRGRMVFSLDMAALVAGTKYRGDFEERLKEILEIIKASKGRIILFVDELHTIIGAGSGSGSMDTSNILKPFLARGEILMIGATTVEEYRRYIEPDRALERRFQKILIEEPSEEAALSMLRGVVSKYETHHRVRIADGALIAAIQLSKRYITDRYLPDKAIDLIDEAGAMVRMSMDSMPQELDEWNRRIIQWEMEHILLLDEADPAAQRRRQTLEKQLADERARYEERFAAWQKEVERLDELSRLKELRDEVRRSLEDAQEAHRVDDVKRFVAERQAFDAKIAEIERIGPHYPVSREVTEEEIKRIVAVRAGIPLSSIGRSESEKLEQAGKSLLAEFVGHRDAVSAVRQSILRARSGLMKRRRPVGSFLLVGPSGTGKSYLAELFAKHYYEDERSPLSFNMREFTDKASVNKLIGAPPGYVGHDAAGALTEAVRLRPHSVIVFESVDHAGAEVLSLIARLAADGEIADNRGRTVDFRNALLFFTVTSTDRDPPVRELLRDGLDGVYYFEDFSLRERRELLTLRLRELQRELEEEQIELSWDEATLDAVTAGFDRAESGAHPVAGYMERTVLADLAAKKLLGRLRPGARVVIRTGGADVVS comes from the coding sequence ATGGACTCTTCGAAGTTTTCTCAGGAGGCGCTGCGCGTCTTCGCGGAGGCGAAGAATATCGCTATCCGCTGCGACCACGCGGAGATAACGGATCTTCATCTCTCGCTGGCGATCCTGCGCCAGAAGGAAAGCGAGATCAAATACCGGCTTCTGGAAGCGGGGGTCGATCTTCTTTCATACGAACGAAAACTGACGGAAGCGCTGCAGGATCGCCGCGCTACGCCCGGCGTCAGCAAACTGTATTACAGCCGGCAGTATCACAGGATCGTCCTGGTCAGCGGCGAGATCTCGCGAGCCTCGTTCGACGCCTACGTGCGTACGCCACACCTGTATCTGGCCATTCTGCGCGATCGCGAGTCGCCGTCCGCGGCGATCGCCGCCGAGTTCGGCGTCACCGTCGAATCGGTCCAGTCGATGCTGGCGGCCCGTCTGACCGCGTCCGACGAGCTTGGCATCAGCCCCGAGCAGATGGAGCAGCTGAACCGCTTCGGTCGCAACTTTCTGAAAGAAGCCCGCGAAGGCCTGATGGACCCGGTGCTGGGACGCGACGAGGAGATCAACGAGTGTTTCCGCGTCCTCTCGCGCCGTCTCAAGAACAATCCCGTCCTGATCGGCGAAGCCGGCGTTGGCAAGACCGCCGTCGCCGAGGGCATCGCCCAGCGCATCGCCAAACAGGACGCGCCGGCGCTGCTGCGCGGCCGCATGGTCTTTTCGCTGGACATGGCGGCGTTGGTAGCGGGCACGAAGTACCGCGGCGACTTCGAGGAGCGTCTCAAGGAGATCCTCGAAATCATCAAAGCCTCCAAAGGCCGCATCATCCTCTTCGTCGACGAGCTGCACACCATCATCGGCGCGGGCAGCGGTTCCGGCTCGATGGACACGTCCAACATCCTCAAGCCCTTTCTGGCCCGCGGCGAGATCCTCATGATCGGCGCCACGACGGTCGAGGAATACCGGCGCTACATCGAGCCGGACCGGGCGCTGGAACGGCGCTTCCAGAAGATCCTCATCGAGGAACCTTCCGAAGAGGCGGCGCTGTCCATGCTGCGCGGCGTCGTCTCGAAATACGAAACGCACCACCGCGTCCGTATCGCCGACGGCGCGCTCATTGCCGCGATTCAGCTTTCGAAGCGTTACATCACCGACCGTTACCTGCCGGACAAGGCCATCGACCTGATCGACGAGGCCGGCGCGATGGTGCGCATGAGCATGGACTCCATGCCGCAGGAGCTAGACGAGTGGAACCGCCGCATCATCCAGTGGGAGATGGAACACATCCTGCTGCTGGACGAGGCGGATCCCGCGGCGCAGCGGCGGCGGCAGACGCTGGAAAAACAGCTTGCGGACGAACGCGCCCGTTACGAAGAGCGTTTCGCCGCCTGGCAGAAGGAAGTGGAGCGTCTCGACGAGCTGTCGCGCCTCAAGGAGCTTCGCGACGAAGTGCGCCGCAGCCTGGAAGACGCCCAGGAAGCTCACCGCGTCGACGACGTGAAACGCTTCGTCGCGGAACGGCAGGCTTTCGACGCCAAGATCGCGGAGATCGAACGGATCGGACCGCACTACCCCGTTTCGCGGGAAGTGACGGAAGAGGAGATCAAGCGCATCGTTGCCGTCCGCGCCGGCATCCCGCTGTCGAGCATCGGCCGCAGCGAAAGCGAAAAGCTGGAGCAGGCCGGAAAGAGCCTGCTTGCCGAGTTCGTCGGCCATCGCGACGCGGTTTCCGCCGTTCGGCAGAGCATCCTGCGGGCACGCAGCGGCCTTATGAAGCGCCGCCGCCCGGTGGGCAGCTTCCTGCTGGTCGGTCCCTCCGGCACCGGCAAGAGCTATCTGGCGGAACTGTTCGCGAAGCATTATTACGAAGACGAACGTTCGCCGTTGTCCTTCAACATGCGCGAGTTCACCGACAAAGCTTCTGTCAATAAACTGATCGGCGCGCCGCCCGGCTATGTCGGACACGACGCGGCCGGCGCTCTGACGGAAGCGGTGCGCCTGCGCCCTCACAGCGTGATCGTCTTCGAATCGGTCGATCATGCCGGCGCGGAAGTGCTGAGTTTGATCGCGCGCCTCGCCGCCGACGGCGAGATCGCCGACAACAGGGGGCGGACCGTCGACTTCCGTAACGCCCTGCTCTTTTTCACCGTCACCAGCACGGACCGCGATCCGCCGGTGCGCGAACTGCTGCGGGACGGACTCGACGGCGTCTATTACTTCGAGGACTTTTCGCTGCGGGAGCGCCGGGAACTGCTGACACTCCGCCTGCGGGAACTGCAAAGAGAGCTTGAGGAAGAGCAGATCGAACTGTCGTGGGACGAAGCGACGCTCGACGCCGTCACGGCCGGTTTCGACCGCGCCGAGAGCGGCGCTCATCCTGTTGCCGGGTATATGGAGCGGACCGTCCTCGCCGATCTGGCTGCGAAAAAACTACTCGGCCGGTTGCGTCCCGGCGCGCGCGTCGTCATAAGGACCGGCGGCGCGGATGTCGTTTCCTGA
- the arcC gene encoding carbamate kinase, which yields MKKVVIALGGNALGNTPEEQKERVKHSARSIVDFVQSGVQVLVCHGNGPQVGMIKKSMDIAAKSGEKLPFVPFPECGAMSEGYIGYHLQNAICNEFRVRKMNDSVATLVTQVQVDACDPSFQRPTKPIGTFMSKEDADKLAAAGVAVAEDAGRGYRQVVASPAPVRIVEEEAVRKLLDQGVTVIAGGGGGVPVVEKDGVLTGVDAVIDKDFTSVKLAETVDADVVVILTAVEKVAIRFGTPDQQWLDKLTVAEAKKYIEDKEFAEGSMLPKIRAAIKFAESKPGRKALITSLEKAKEGLEGSTGTWIQA from the coding sequence ATGAAAAAAGTAGTCATTGCGCTGGGCGGCAACGCCCTTGGAAACACGCCTGAGGAGCAGAAGGAACGCGTCAAGCACTCCGCGCGTTCCATCGTCGATTTCGTGCAGTCCGGCGTGCAGGTGCTCGTGTGCCACGGCAACGGCCCGCAGGTCGGCATGATCAAGAAGTCGATGGATATCGCCGCCAAATCGGGCGAGAAGCTGCCGTTCGTGCCGTTCCCCGAGTGCGGCGCCATGAGCGAGGGATACATCGGCTATCATCTGCAGAACGCCATCTGCAACGAGTTCCGCGTCAGAAAGATGAACGACAGCGTCGCCACTCTCGTGACGCAGGTCCAGGTCGACGCTTGCGACCCGTCCTTCCAGCGCCCGACCAAGCCGATCGGCACCTTCATGAGCAAGGAAGACGCCGACAAACTGGCAGCTGCGGGCGTGGCCGTGGCCGAAGACGCCGGCCGCGGCTACCGTCAGGTCGTCGCCTCTCCGGCGCCTGTCCGCATCGTCGAGGAAGAGGCCGTCCGCAAGCTGCTCGACCAGGGCGTGACCGTCATCGCCGGCGGCGGCGGCGGAGTGCCCGTCGTGGAGAAAGACGGCGTGCTGACGGGCGTCGACGCGGTGATCGACAAGGACTTCACGTCGGTGAAACTGGCCGAGACTGTCGACGCCGACGTGGTCGTCATCCTCACCGCCGTGGAAAAAGTGGCGATCCGCTTTGGCACGCCGGATCAGCAGTGGCTCGATAAGCTGACGGTGGCCGAAGCCAAGAAGTATATCGAAGACAAAGAGTTCGCCGAAGGTTCCATGTTGCCGAAGATCAGAGCGGCCATCAAGTTCGCCGAGTCGAAACCGGGCCGCAAGGCGCTGATCACGTCGCTGGAGAAGGCGAAGGAAGGTCTGGAAGGCTCGACCGGCACCTGGATCCAGGCGTAG
- a CDS encoding helix-turn-helix transcriptional regulator: MTSRKNPGQRKRVEIQEFYRTASREGVATYFEVQSDSAPTKPLLHKNSRFLYVLSGKGTIRIYDKNYTMEPGAVIALLPWEISEIVEVKEPLCYYLLIYPFEFLNFIVKNQFNIENEKFDMVTLLYRYGGVRVPERERSRVRALFDEIRREIEPVSIATSAVRQSWSDLYLTAKLVELVVLYLRLAQDQEERSDGQARLEKEEESCSPHIFQYMYLNLHRKLTLQDLSRIYFVSEASLSRYIFKVTGLGFYELLQEMKLSKVMFLLLHTNISLAEIADILDYSDISHLSRVFSDQQGIGAQQFRRCYRNNPGVSMVLPAPKAGKIIEYIYRNFASDLTVLDVAERFNASPRMVNESLGYIVEMNFTNFLNYLRIHEAANLLLRTDQSVTDIAFQVGYNSLRSFNRNFLKWLKVTASEFRERVTEQKDTVDIGHLFRLSREEQS, translated from the coding sequence ATGACTTCCCGGAAAAATCCCGGACAGAGGAAGCGCGTGGAGATTCAGGAGTTTTACCGCACGGCGTCCCGAGAGGGCGTCGCGACCTATTTCGAAGTGCAGTCGGACAGCGCGCCGACGAAGCCGCTGCTGCACAAAAACAGCCGCTTCCTCTACGTCCTTTCGGGAAAAGGCACGATCAGGATCTACGACAAAAACTATACGATGGAGCCGGGAGCGGTTATCGCCCTGCTGCCATGGGAAATTTCCGAAATCGTCGAAGTGAAGGAACCGCTGTGCTATTACCTGCTTATCTATCCGTTCGAGTTTCTGAATTTCATCGTCAAAAACCAGTTCAACATCGAAAACGAGAAATTCGACATGGTCACGCTTCTGTACCGCTACGGCGGCGTGCGCGTCCCGGAGCGGGAGCGCTCGCGCGTCAGGGCCCTCTTCGACGAGATCCGCCGCGAGATCGAACCGGTTTCCATCGCAACGTCCGCCGTCCGCCAGTCGTGGTCCGACCTGTACCTGACGGCGAAGCTGGTGGAACTGGTCGTCCTCTACCTGCGCTTGGCGCAGGACCAGGAAGAACGTTCCGACGGACAGGCCCGTCTTGAAAAAGAGGAAGAAAGCTGTTCCCCCCACATTTTTCAGTACATGTACCTGAATCTGCACCGCAAGCTGACGCTTCAGGACTTGAGCCGGATCTATTTTGTCAGCGAAGCGTCGCTTTCCCGCTACATCTTCAAGGTGACCGGGCTCGGTTTTTACGAGCTGCTTCAGGAAATGAAGCTGTCGAAGGTCATGTTTCTGCTGCTGCACACGAATATTTCCCTGGCGGAGATCGCCGACATCCTCGATTACTCCGACATATCGCATCTGTCCCGCGTCTTTTCCGACCAACAGGGGATCGGAGCGCAGCAGTTCCGCCGCTGCTACCGGAACAATCCCGGCGTCTCCATGGTTTTGCCCGCGCCGAAAGCCGGCAAGATCATCGAATACATATATCGGAATTTTGCGAGCGATCTTACCGTTTTGGACGTGGCGGAGCGGTTCAATGCCTCTCCCAGGATGGTCAACGAGTCCCTGGGCTACATCGTCGAGATGAACTTTACGAATTTCCTGAATTACCTGCGCATCCACGAGGCGGCGAACCTGCTGCTTCGCACCGATCAGTCGGTGACGGATATCGCGTTTCAGGTCGGCTACAATTCACTGCGGAGTTTCAACCGTAATTTTCTGAAATGGCTGAAAGTTACGGCCAGCGAGTTTCGAGAACGAGTGACGGAACAGAAAGACACGGTGGACATCGGCCACCTGTTTCGTTTGTCCAGAGAGGAGCAATCATGA
- a CDS encoding L,D-transpeptidase family protein codes for MKRTLAKIFPALFAAAALAAPAMAADLRELLAASRTAQKTGEIILVVDRALSLWKKSDAGAWEKTLEAPCGYGKLGLTENKREGDKKTPVGAFPILHAFGNKPNPGTAMKWRPVTPNSYWADDVNQPKIYNTWVESAKKIHGEHLADYYQYDYAMAVGYNADPAVPGRGSAIFVHVKSRRHWTTAGCLSLERRDMIELLRQCHDGAWIVIVPKAERLARF; via the coding sequence ATGAAGCGTACTCTTGCAAAGATTTTCCCGGCGCTTTTCGCCGCCGCGGCGTTGGCTGCGCCCGCCATGGCCGCCGATCTGCGCGAGCTGCTCGCCGCGTCGCGGACGGCGCAGAAGACCGGCGAGATCATCCTCGTCGTCGACCGTGCGCTCTCTCTGTGGAAGAAAAGCGACGCCGGCGCCTGGGAAAAGACGCTGGAAGCGCCGTGCGGCTACGGCAAGCTGGGACTGACGGAAAACAAGCGCGAAGGCGACAAGAAGACGCCCGTCGGCGCCTTCCCGATCCTGCACGCCTTCGGCAACAAGCCCAACCCCGGCACAGCCATGAAATGGCGCCCGGTGACTCCCAACTCCTACTGGGCCGACGACGTGAACCAGCCGAAAATCTACAACACCTGGGTGGAGAGCGCGAAAAAAATCCACGGCGAACACCTGGCCGACTACTATCAGTACGATTACGCCATGGCCGTCGGCTACAACGCCGACCCCGCCGTGCCGGGACGAGGGTCGGCCATCTTCGTCCACGTCAAATCCCGCCGCCACTGGACCACCGCCGGCTGCCTCTCGCTCGAACGCCGGGACATGATCGAGCTGCTGCGCCAGTGCCACGACGGTGCCTGGATCGTCATCGTCCCGAAAGCGGAGCGTCTCGCCCGTTTTTAG
- a CDS encoding ABC transporter substrate-binding protein, producing MKKVLRSFLVAAASLAMAAASFAAETVYPVTVDNGNRRIVFEKAPERVVTNGDSNIIELMFALGLEGRMAGYAGFPEYGGQVSPEYREKLKAIPIAAPGYITLEALLGANPDFFLSGYNYGLDIPGSTAGGAITPEELEKHGVKSYAITESLIHVMKKNVVSLEDTYADLANLGVIFDVQDKAQQVIDGMKSRAAAVEAKLAQIDTAKPLNVFIHPTWGAPDQPPRSNGAQAMPSALVAMVEARNIFADVDSSWIKVTWEEVVARNPDVILLLEAGTTNGEERKKLLLENPALQGVNAVKDGRVYIIRIEDAYPGPRAIRGLELIAKAFYPELFK from the coding sequence ATGAAAAAGGTTCTTCGCAGTTTTCTTGTGGCAGCCGCTTCACTGGCCATGGCCGCGGCATCCTTCGCGGCGGAAACCGTTTATCCCGTAACCGTCGACAACGGCAATCGCCGGATCGTCTTCGAGAAGGCGCCCGAGCGCGTCGTCACCAACGGCGACAGCAACATCATCGAACTGATGTTCGCGCTGGGGCTCGAAGGCCGCATGGCCGGCTACGCGGGTTTCCCCGAGTACGGCGGGCAGGTCTCGCCGGAATACCGGGAGAAGCTCAAGGCGATCCCCATCGCCGCGCCCGGCTACATCACGCTGGAGGCTCTGCTCGGCGCCAATCCCGACTTCTTCCTGTCGGGCTACAATTACGGGCTCGACATCCCCGGCAGCACGGCCGGCGGCGCGATCACGCCCGAAGAGCTGGAAAAGCACGGCGTCAAGAGCTACGCCATCACCGAGTCGCTGATCCACGTGATGAAAAAAAACGTCGTCAGCCTCGAAGACACTTACGCCGATCTCGCCAATCTGGGCGTGATTTTCGACGTCCAAGACAAGGCGCAGCAAGTCATCGACGGCATGAAATCGCGCGCCGCAGCAGTGGAGGCCAAACTGGCGCAGATCGATACGGCCAAGCCTCTGAACGTGTTCATCCACCCCACATGGGGCGCTCCCGATCAGCCGCCCCGCTCCAACGGCGCGCAGGCCATGCCCAGCGCCCTGGTGGCGATGGTGGAAGCGCGCAACATCTTTGCCGACGTCGACAGCAGCTGGATCAAGGTGACATGGGAAGAGGTCGTCGCGCGCAATCCCGACGTGATCCTGCTGCTCGAAGCCGGCACGACGAACGGCGAGGAGCGCAAGAAGCTGCTGCTCGAAAATCCCGCGCTGCAGGGCGTGAACGCCGTGAAGGACGGGCGCGTTTACATTATCCGCATCGAAGACGCCTACCCCGGCCCCCGCGCTATCCGCGGACTGGAACTGATCGCCAAAGCTTTCTATCCCGAACTGTTCAAGTAA
- a CDS encoding ABC transporter substrate-binding protein, with the protein MRKSLCAVLAALLSATLSAAAVGAAETVYPATVDNGNRKIVFEKAPERVVTNGDSNIIELMFALGLEDKLVGYAGFPGSKHQVSPEYREKLAKIPVAQEGYITLETLLGTDPDFFLSGYNYGLDIPGSTAGNAVTPEELEKHGVKSYAITESLIRVMNKPPVTLEDTYNDLRNLGVIFNVQDKAEAVIAGMKARVSAIREKLAGVKATPCVFIFRSFGTPNEDAPRACGGQAMPSALLRLAHAGNIFDDVESSWIKVTWEEVVARDPDVILILEYRATPENESKAMLLDNPALQGVKAIRDKKLIYMSVDEVYPGPRAVRGLELIARGLYPGKF; encoded by the coding sequence ATGAGAAAATCGCTTTGCGCCGTTCTTGCGGCGCTGCTGAGCGCCACGCTTTCCGCCGCGGCCGTGGGCGCGGCGGAAACGGTCTACCCCGCAACGGTCGATAACGGCAACCGCAAAATCGTCTTCGAAAAAGCTCCCGAGCGCGTCGTCACCAACGGCGACAGCAACATCATCGAGCTGATGTTCGCGCTCGGCCTCGAAGACAAACTCGTGGGCTATGCGGGATTCCCCGGCTCGAAACACCAGGTCTCGCCCGAATACCGCGAAAAACTGGCGAAGATCCCCGTGGCCCAGGAAGGCTACATCACGCTGGAAACGCTGCTCGGCACCGATCCCGATTTCTTCCTGTCTGGCTACAACTATGGCCTCGACATCCCCGGCAGCACGGCCGGCAACGCCGTCACGCCCGAAGAGCTGGAAAAGCATGGCGTCAAAAGCTACGCCATCACCGAATCGCTGATCCGCGTGATGAACAAGCCGCCTGTGACGTTGGAGGACACTTACAACGACCTGCGCAACCTGGGCGTGATCTTCAACGTGCAAGACAAAGCCGAGGCCGTGATCGCCGGCATGAAGGCGAGAGTATCGGCCATACGGGAAAAGCTTGCCGGCGTGAAGGCGACGCCATGCGTGTTCATCTTCCGCAGCTTCGGCACGCCGAACGAAGACGCACCGCGCGCCTGCGGCGGTCAGGCCATGCCCAGCGCTCTGCTTCGCCTCGCCCATGCCGGCAATATCTTCGACGACGTCGAAAGCAGCTGGATCAAAGTGACGTGGGAAGAAGTCGTGGCTCGCGACCCCGACGTCATCCTGATCCTCGAATACCGCGCCACGCCGGAAAACGAAAGCAAGGCCATGCTGCTCGACAATCCAGCGCTGCAGGGCGTCAAAGCCATCCGCGACAAAAAGCTGATCTACATGTCGGTGGACGAAGTCTATCCGGGGCCGCGAGCCGTTCGCGGACTGGAACTGATCGCCCGCGGGCTGTATCCCGGGAAGTTTTAA